The nucleotide window AAATCATTCAAAAAATATTTCTTAAAAAAATCTCTCAAATGTTTTGTGGAAGTGAAGTTGCAAGATTCGGCACTTTGGCTATTATGCCTCTACCAGCTGCTTAtgggatgcacacacacttgagtcCAGCAAGCTTTCACTGCTAGATAAATGTTGTGACATTTGAATAAACAGCTAAATGCATTTGTTTTGCGTGTGCCTGTGAACATGTGGTGCCCTTAGCATCGGGTTAAGACATTCTTCCTCCACTTGAGTCCAAAGTGATTAATCTACTCTGAGGAATGTGGAGGAACTTAAACCTGCAGAGCCACCcccacatgtactgtacacacacacacgcacacacacacacacacacacacacacacacacacacacacacacacacagagacacacatccacacacacacacacacacacacacacacacacacacacacacacacacacaattactctTGCCAAATTTGTAAGGCTACTCATGTCTACAGTGGCTGTTTTCCCTGTTTTGCTCCCAGGAAGGCCTGCTGCATTTGGGCCTGAACCTGAAATCACCACATGCTAGACCTCTGACTAAGTAGCTCTTTCCCTAATCTCGCAGGTTATTTATGGTGTCCATTGTTCATTCTGTCAACTGTTACTTTTTTTTGCCAAAACTACCAGCAAAAATTATGCTCTTGACATGCGGTGAGTCACGGAAACTGTGCTTGAGTGGCCCTACCGTAACAGAACAATagccaaaacacaaaaaaaaatgatagagagagaaatttcTGGTAACCGTTTCTATTTTCCTGGTACTGGCTAGCTCTGTTTGGTAGAgatgaatcagtgtgtgtgaggcgtAATCATTCTAAAACATGCTGCAACACATTTGCCTTAGAAAGTGAGACAAAGTGGCTTGGTCTGTtacgtttgtttttttgtgttttgtgtcagtAGTGTGGAGGCAGCACAGGAACTGAGAATAGTGGCTGAGGTTGCAGATGCTGCTGTTGCTAGTAGTTACTGCAGGGTTCGAAACTTGAAGCTTAACTCAGAAGTTCCTCAGTGGCACATTTATGCACACGTGTGCATATATCAACCTGCATAACGTTAGACTCCGAAACAAGAGGACATTTACATTTTTGGAATCCAAGACCTGAAGGGTCAAGTACTAAAACTCATTCTGAGCAGTAAATAATCTGTTATCGGTTCCTCACAGGTTGGCTCAAACATCAAACCCAACAATAAACCTGTAAATCAACAGATCTGTGACAGGAAACTGAGACTACAACATATTTATATGAGTCTAGACCTATTTCATGTCTCTGACATGATTGTGTTAGTGAGTAGATAGTTACTTTAACAGCTTTTGCATGTGGAGGACCTGGTGATAAATACAACATAGTACTCAATGGTAGTATTCAACAATACACACATTTGTAGTGCGGCATTCATATGTACGCTTTAGTGGAAGTGAGCTGGACACTGGATTGAAAtgaaggatagatagatagatagatagatagatagatagatataatgTCTAGGCTATAGGGAGCAGTGAATAGGATACTAAATACCAAGTTCCCCTTTACATGGCTACGTGGATTCTGTGCGCTTTAGCAGCTTTGTACAAGTGTATGCTTTGTTCACTTGGTGAGAGATAATATCTTGTTATCGTGCATACCTCTTTACTGTCCTCCTCACTGTGCACACTGTCTGTGTCGCTGTCTATGAGGaagaagagaaacagagacaaaGAATGAAAACAAGCCTCCAAGGATTACCTGACaaacaggtttgtgtgtgtgtgtgtgtatgtgtgtgtgtgtgtttgcgtgtttgtgtgtgtgtgtgtgtgcatgcgtgtgtgagtgtgtatgcgaatgcatgcatgtgtgtgtgtgtgtgtgtgtgtgtgtgtgtgtgtgtgtgtgtgtgtgtgtgtgtgtggaggtacaAGGGTGgggcaaacaaaaaaaacaaattctgctcCATTTTTGGCGTATCTCATATAAGAGGATCTAAAGATTTTAGCCACCATGAGCAAAACAATCTCTCGGCAAAATGACCAGGCACGTTCCATCATGCCATAGCACAGTGAGGAATGACTTGCTGTGCCCCCCCCCAACAGATTCCCCCATTAACAGCTGCCAGAAGAGCTGCGCGTGTCTGTGGAGATCTGTTTCAGAACGGCAGCCAGACTTGAACTCTACCACTGCTGCGTTGCagtcaaggagagagagacagaggagtaaCCCGAGAGAGCAGTaacactgtgtgtctgtctgtgtgtctgtgttgctgCTTTACACCTTGTCCACACACTGCTGTGATATCCAACACTGAGGCCATATCTGATGCATGCGTATGTCAAATGTCAGAGCACGCTCCATCGCACACGTCTCAGCTTTGGGAAATCCCGAAAGCATTCTTGTTCTAACTGTTACGGGATTTCTATTTGTATTGAGATGAGACTCCATGCACAGAGCTTACTGTGTCGGTCGGTGTGGTGATCTGCGGGTGCTCATCTTTTGTTTTGTACTGTTCCTCTGGCTAAATGTGTCCAAATCAATTAGAAAACAGAAAGTGAAGTTCCTATTTCCGACATGAAAACAAGAAATGGGCAAAGTGGCCAGAGGTTGCTGCCTACTTTTCAACTCTTTTCAGCTTAACAGCCTCTCAGAAATGTACTTTCCGATCCTCTGGAGTTGACAGCCATCAGTGAGTCATGTATTGTCTGACATCAAATGGCTTTGGGATTAAAGTCTGCAGTCCTGGTGGCGCGGAAGCCACTCCCTGATTGTACATTAACTCTCTTCAATCACGGTGGCTGCAGAGTAAAGGATCCATTCcgccatttattttttttaacaacaGTAAGCACGCAGTGACCTTGAAAACACCTAAAAGGAACAGTCATTAACCCTTGTGGCCATCACCGTGCTGAACAACAGGAAGTTGATGCAATTATGTCCTGACCTGTGAGATGTGGTGGCAAGAGGTCGGAAAGAGGCCATGTTTGGTCTAGAGTGAGTCTGACTTACCACTCTATTTCAGACAGCGTGTGGACTTGTGGAATTATTAAGTATAGGAATGTAGCTCATGGTAATCTCCTTAAAACTGTATGCCAATGTTTGCTTGTAGCTAATGCCAATCTCACTAGATGGCAAATGTGTGTTcgtagacagagaaaaagagagagagagagtgagagagagagagagagggagagagagagaaagatatataGAGTTAATGTGTTCAGGAAAAAGCTCTTAGAAACCGACAACTCTCTGACTAATggcattctttttttttgcgaAGCTACACCCCTGTGCAAAGACATCTGCTCTAAAAGGCCAGAGCAACAGTAAACTACGGCCAAGACCTCCATCCTAGGCAACAAACTGCTCCCACACAGTCTGTGGcaacacattaacacagttgCACTTCATAAACATTCTCATTTCAGATTGAAACTctctgacaaaaaacaaaacaaaacagcgctcagacaaaacaaaagtttatagAGTTTAGAGCCCAAACCTCCGTAGGTGGAGACAGGGGAGATCTGCAGTGGGTAGGGGTGGCTGGAGGTGACCGACTGCTCCTCGTTCTCCGTGATGACCTCGATGGTCTGACACACGTCTGGCAAGTCGCTGATGATCAGGTGGTCCTCCTCAGGACTGTGGCTCACTAAAACAGAGAGCATTCTGGGTATTAGGCAGAATTGTGGAGTAACAAACAGAGAGCATTCTGGGTATTAGGCAGAACTGGGGAGTAACAAACTACAGTTAATTACATTTGCAGTAGCTTGCTAGCAGTTCAACTACATTCATGTTTGCATACTGATTCAAATAGCTACATTTTtagctgaagacattttgcaaaatcaatgtaattgataatagttgggaaattacagtaGTCACTGATACAAAAACAATTTTTCCATAAAGGGAAGTAATTATTTTAATGTTACCGTTGCTTCTCTTCTGTAATGAAAACCCCCTTTGACAAGCCCCgctctgtttttctttcatccTTACTGATGCAAATTAATAAAACTAAACTTGAATATATTGGTGTCACTATTTAAAGTAGTTTGAACTTCCTTTTCTAAGTAGCTTTAGTAAACCAAACTGGATTTGTCTCATGaggagtagtagtagtaattcAACTTCCTCCAGAGTGAAGTgattggtggcgctatgctttCCAAGAGCCCTCCCCCCCAACTCTggtatggggggtggggggtcatcAACGCTCAGAATGAATGCTGGGCTACCTGGGGGGCTTGAACATGTTTTGACCTTGGCGCCGGAAGTGGTCAGGGCTATTATTAGGAGGAAATGTTCTTGGAGAAGAGGCTAATCAACACAGgaaagtacatacacacacacacacacacacacacatacacacacacacacacacacacacacacacacacacacacacacacacacacacacacacacagacacacagacacatacacacaccacagacatgtgtaaacacacaaacataagcacACAAAGcaccacactcacaaacatgcccaaacacacaaaacacttccCACaaataagaacacacacatgctctctctcttaaacacacacacacacacaaagatgcatACAAGCTCTTTGCTATCGGTTGTTTTGCTGATAAGACTTTGCAGCCTTTGGACCTGTGTCACACTAGATCAGATACAAAGGCCATTCCCACTTTTAATTTTTAATTCTAAAGTAGACCCTGACACAAGATGACCACCAGCCCAGCGCCCaatcaccctcacacacacacacacacacacactgtacccgCAGCCAGCATTAAAGCATACAGCTTGATCCAGCAACGTCACCATCTGCCGGTGGTGCATAATCCAGCGCGTTATTACACTGGCTAGTGGACACTCCTGCTACACATTAACTAGTGGCTGCACCAGAATTGCAGGGTTGCAGATAACCTCTTCTTATTTGGCACAGATAACAGCCTAATTGTGggactatggaaaaaaaaacaggaagagGAACAAGTGGTTTTCAGTAAAGCATGATTCCACTTTCTGGGGGGggattgagaaaaaaaaaaaaaacagttactTCCTTCACATATTGCTAAATATCACATATTGCTAAAGCGGATGGGATTCTTCATCTTTTGGGAGTATGGGAGCCAGGGATTTGGCCTTAACCTCATATCACCCAAACATTACAGTAAGAGCTGCTGAAGACATGCCTCAGTTAAAAGTGGGAAGAAATCTagactgggtgtgtgtgactgtgtgtgtgtgtgtgtgtgtgtgtgtgtgtgtgagagtgataaAAGGAACTATCCAAACACTCCCTGAAAAAGTCACCAGCAAACTTACAAGAGAAAATAATTTTCTTTCACATCTGAATAATACATTATATAAACAGAAAAGAGGCATGAGCATATTTACACTAAGTGTTACAGTATATCCAACTACATATGGCTCAGTAGTATGAATAAAACTGGGACACTGGCACTGCACCTTGATGCTATTCTAAATACATAATTTCATAGTTCTCCTGAGGAAACACTGTCATATTTACCAGGCCTAAACAAACATAACCAATGCAGAACACTGAAAAAAGAGGTAGTCGCTAATGGTACTCACTTGGTGGGGTCGCATAATCTTGTGGCACTTCTTCTTTTACGTGCATTGGCCTGTAGGAGAAGCTGTTGCTGCTGTCCCAGGCAGGTGAACAGGGCTCCATCTGAGAGGGTCACAAACAGCTGAGCATCAGGGACAGGGCTACTATGAAAGAGTGTCCCACAGGTTGGTCATGAGGGACAGGGCTACTATGCAAGAGCGTCCCACAGGTTGTTTTTCTCTCAGTCTGTTAATATGTAAACATTTGTGATTCCACAGAGCAAGAACTTGGTGAACAGAAGTGTAATGTGGTCATACATATATATTCATATtgtataaattatatatatcaCTGTCTTTGAGCTCCTGCCAGTAATGTTTCAAAAGCTTTTTTTAATTTCTCATTAATCTTCAGATATATGGCAGGTAGCTGCTTCATTATCCATGAATTAACATGAAAGTCTAGACTGTGACCCCTATACACACCATCATAAACGAAGGGTTTGCATTTCAGAGTGATGGACACAAAATCTCTGCCTAGcatcaaaaacaaaaatcacaTATTGATTATGAAACAATTATGGAACAAAATGATTTGTTACAACTTTACAACTACGGTGCCAGAGCAGTGGAGAGGCATTCACACGTTGAATAGTGTGCTTCCCACCCTGTAGCTATAGTAACAGCGTTACAGAGGGGCCAAGTGCCAACAGAGTTAAAAAACGCGTTGCACCATCACAATAGCAGTAGAAAGGTTGACCATTGCTACGCAACACCTTACAGAAGGGTCATAGATGGAGCAGCACAATATGGCGCACAGCAAAGGCACTGTGCATGATTGCATTATATGGCGCACAGCAAAGGCACTGTGCATGATTGCATTATATGGCGCACAGCAAAGGCACTGTGCATGATTGTATTATATGGCGCACAGCAAAGGCACTGTGCATGATTGCATTATATGGCGCACAGCAAAGGCACTGTGCATGATTGCATTATATGGCGCACAGCAAAGGCACTGTGCATGACTGTGCATGATTGCATTATATGGCGCACAGCAAAGGCACTGTGCATGATTGCATTATATGGCGCACAGCAAAGGCACTGTGCATGATTGCATTATATGGCGCACAGCAAAGGCACTGTGCATGATTGCATTACCTTTaccttctcttctttttcacttctttttttgcctgcaaaaaagtgaaaaaaaattttttaAGAAAGATGGCTGAATTAGGTAGACCTATGCTACAATGTTCGCAATTTAATTTCTTTATACAAGCAGAAGTCCAACTCAGACATTGTGAAACTCTAAAATCCACCTCAATAAACACCACCACTGTTTAATCACCAACTATGTTTACGGCTGTTTTGACAGTATCTCTTATCACTTGTGTGCTATAAATCGTACAGTAGATTAGAGCTATATAGAGTATTACAGAGGAGCCTCTCACTGCTGTGAAAAGCTCTATTTCTATAATAGCGGGATAGGGATGGCAGACTACTGACCTCTCTTTGATTGTCGCTCTGACGGGGAGAGCATTTTATAAACCCTGAAGGCGTTTGTTCCTTTCTTGATGCTCTTATCCTTCACCTCCTCGATATCGGGCAGAGAGTTCATGGCACAGCGAAAGTTCGCCTTCCATGTCTTTGGGTCCGGCTTGTCCAACCCTGGTTGATATTTCCCTGAGtgacagagaaaaaaataagTAAAGAAGAAAGATTCAACTCATGTGATGACTGTATTATTACAATGTTAGAGAGTTGGAATGTCTTTTGTGTAAATTGTGAAACCTGAATTAACCTGCCTGAAAATGTTCAGGCAGGTTAATTCTACACATTTGCAGAATAGCTACAAATATTACATTTGTAAGCAAACATAAAGTAGCATTTATAAGATGACATCTGTTATTACCTGGCCACATTTCCCCTGaattttgtttgtattttgaaaTCTATCATACATAATCTAATATTCAATTAATATGCACCACTTCTACCTTTAAAGCAAAGCCGCATGAGTCTGAGCAGGATGCATGCAGTGCAAATGTATACATTATACCCATatgttgtgtactgtatgcatatagaatggagagatggagagaatgtgtatcagagagagaggaaggaggaggggctacagtatgtgtagaGTGGCCAGCTGAGAGAGAAACAGCCATGTTGCTATGAAGTGCTCTGAGAGCATGCGTGCCCTGGCACTCAGTGTCAGTAGGCTACCTGTGTGAATAGCCCAGTTCTTGAAGAGCGGAGCGTCTTTCTCCACGTCCCAGCCATGGCGTGCTGCATGCATCCAGGGGATCTGAAATATCCTCTTTTCCTGCGTCCACACCACAAGACAACAACACGCAGCAATGGGTGaaacaggagagaagaggagagcttAGTGACAGCGCTACCTGCACACACCCAACAATAATTAACACATATCGAGCCAGAATGACCAGTTTAGACATGCAGGTTCGGTGCACCATCCCAGAGTAAAACATAAAACGATACAAAAACAGACTGTaccaaaaaacaattgcaaaacTGAGTATTGCAAACAGTCTTTTTAAGTTTTCTTTTTGGAGGGAGACACTGCCAGTGCACAAGGCCTACTGACAGGGGATGCAGATTTTGAAGGCATGATTGGCTAAAATCTAGTGCTTTGCTTTCAGGTGTCACAGATAGGGCACTCACTTTGTTAACCCATCTGAGCCCTGGGATTTTGCATGAGTTGATTTGTTCTTCGAGCCATGGTCTCATCCGCATTCTTTCCACTGGCATTTTGGTCTATGAGGAATGAGGGttagaaagacagagagcaagggagggagaaagagagagagagagagagagaataaggatCTGGGGTATGTCATGTTCAGAGACAGCTTCCACAACAGTGCATATTTCTACAGTCCATTAAGAGATCCAAGATAGGAGGAAGCGAGCACAGATTAGTCTCCTCAAAAGACTCTTAATGCAAAAGCTTGTCAATGCACATAAAaatgcatgtaggcctactcgcTGTGGCTCTTGTGCcaaacattttaaaacacacacaaactatgtaaatatttttttcagagtGCAATTAATCGGAAGGCTTTGTAGATTTGTACAGACACACTGATCTGTTGGAGGCCTTTGAAGAACCCGAGGCTAAATCTACATTTCTGAGAATAATCTGAACAATTGTTGACAAGCAATCATGCAACAATGTGGAGAACCACAAAGAAAATGAGTGTGATAGTACGGCCGCCTAGCCAACAGACCTGTTAGACAGATCATGAAGAATGAACAATACAAGGTATTTAATTCTACAGTCGTAAATGTTGATTTAGTGTTTCCCAgttat belongs to Alosa sapidissima isolate fAloSap1 chromosome 20, fAloSap1.pri, whole genome shotgun sequence and includes:
- the irf2 gene encoding interferon regulatory factor 2 isoform X2, with amino-acid sequence MAIMLQFTITKMPVERMRMRPWLEEQINSCKIPGLRWVNKEKRIFQIPWMHAARHGWDVEKDAPLFKNWAIHTGKYQPGLDKPDPKTWKANFRCAMNSLPDIEEVKDKSIKKGTNAFRVYKMLSPSERQSKRGKKRSEKEEKMEPCSPAWDSSNSFSYRPMHVKEEVPQDYATPPMSHSPEEDHLIISDLPDVCQTIEVITENEEQSVTSSHPYPLQISPVSTYGDSDTDSVHSEEDSKEALWHPLHKVPMRKPTISLPGMATFVSSSKTPFSVTISQDPLPLVSTGVGPWLIPASQPSAMPGPSGLASTSVHETRASVIMKTSDVSKSVKSC
- the irf2 gene encoding interferon regulatory factor 2 isoform X3, whose protein sequence is MPVERMRMRPWLEEQINSCKIPGLRWVNKEKRIFQIPWMHAARHGWDVEKDAPLFKNWAIHTGKYQPGLDKPDPKTWKANFRCAMNSLPDIEEVKDKSIKKGTNAFRVYKMLSPSERQSKRGKKRSEKEEKVKMEPCSPAWDSSNSFSYRPMHVKEEVPQDYATPPMSHSPEEDHLIISDLPDVCQTIEVITENEEQSVTSSHPYPLQISPVSTYGDSDTDSVHSEEDSKEALWHPLHKVPMRKPTISLPGMATFVSSSKTPFSVTISQDPLPLVSTGVGPWLIPASQPSAMPGPSGLASTSVHETRASVIMKTSDVSKSVKSC
- the irf2 gene encoding interferon regulatory factor 2 isoform X6, whose product is MAIMLQFTITKMPVERMRMRPWLEEQINSCKIPGLRWVNKEKRIFQIPWMHAARHGWDVEKDAPLFKNWAIHTGKYQPGLDKPDPKTWKANFRCAMNSLPDIEEVKDKSIKKGTNAFRVYKMLSPSERQSKRGKKRSEKEEKAEILCPSL
- the irf2 gene encoding interferon regulatory factor 2 isoform X5 — translated: MAIMLQFTITKMPVERMRMRPWLEEQINSCKIPGLRWVNKEKRIFQIPWMHAARHGWDVEKDAPLFKNWAIHTGKYQPGLDKPDPKTWKANFRCAMNSLPDIEEVKDKSIKKGTNAFRVYKMLSPSERQSKRGKKRSEKEEKVKAEILCPSL
- the irf2 gene encoding interferon regulatory factor 2 isoform X1 — encoded protein: MAIMLQFTITKMPVERMRMRPWLEEQINSCKIPGLRWVNKEKRIFQIPWMHAARHGWDVEKDAPLFKNWAIHTGKYQPGLDKPDPKTWKANFRCAMNSLPDIEEVKDKSIKKGTNAFRVYKMLSPSERQSKRGKKRSEKEEKVKMEPCSPAWDSSNSFSYRPMHVKEEVPQDYATPPMSHSPEEDHLIISDLPDVCQTIEVITENEEQSVTSSHPYPLQISPVSTYGDSDTDSVHSEEDSKEALWHPLHKVPMRKPTISLPGMATFVSSSKTPFSVTISQDPLPLVSTGVGPWLIPASQPSAMPGPSGLASTSVHETRASVIMKTSDVSKSVKSC
- the irf2 gene encoding interferon regulatory factor 2 isoform X4, whose translation is MAIMLQFTITKMPVERMRMRPWLEEQINSCKIPGLRWVNKEKRIFQIPWMHAARHGWDVEKDAPLFKNWAIHTGKYQPGLDKPDPKTWKANFRCAMNSLPDIEEVKDKSIKKGTNAFRVYKMLSPSERQSKRGKKRSEKEEKVKMEPCSPAWDSSNSFSYRPMHVKEEVPQDYATPPMSHSPEEDHLIISDLPDVCQTIEVITENEEQSVTSSHPYPLQISPVSTYGGVMAPSPQGSDEEAHHLSAWHGYVRLIEQDALLSDH